The nucleotide window CGATTTCGAGGAGCATCGTCAAATTGCAGGCGCGCAAAATATCAGTGGAACGGGTGCTGTAGGTAGAAGAAAGTGAGTGCATTATCATTTGTTgtgaaattgtttatatatatttatatatgtatgtgtgttaaacTTTAATAGGGGCACATCGTCTAAAGCAACTGTAAAGCAAACTGCCATTAAGAAACGCAAAGCCACTGGTCAATCACTGCGCACCaaacttttcaacaaatatCGGCCACCACCAAAAACTTTTCCGTCACCCAACAGTGCTGGCAGTAATTCACCATCGGCGTCAACTTCACGAACGGCTTCAAAAAACGCCAAAGTGCCCAATGAAAGTGGCGAACCTGGCAACGACTCCAGCAGCGAATCGAGCGTCGAAGATTATCTGGTAAATCCAGATGATATTGATTTTCAATCGAGTTTCTTCAACGTTCAACATGTAGACAAGGCAAAATCCACTTCCCCAGCACCGATTTTCGACTGCAATGCGGGTATTACGAAACTGTCTGATTCGGGTTCAGAGGATAACAACGAATCTAGCGCCGATGAACAGGCAAATGGAAAATCAtttgattttgcaaatttattggaTAATGTCAATAGTCTGGAGCGTGCCAAGGAGACCATAGCGAAACGTGCTGCTGAAAGCAAAGAGCAGAACACCAAAACAACTGGTGAAAATGTGAATGCAAACGCTATGGATGTCAACTCGCTACTTGCATTGGGCGAAAAGCAAAGTAATGCTGTCTTGCGCAGTGTTAAATCGAAGGATGATGGCGAAGAGGAAGATGACGAATGCGATGTTGAACGTGCGCCAATCAAGCTAAGCAAAACAAAGTCGACACGC belongs to Zeugodacus cucurbitae isolate PBARC_wt_2022May chromosome 6, idZeuCucr1.2, whole genome shotgun sequence and includes:
- the LOC105209809 gene encoding DNA repair protein complementing XP-C cells homolog isoform X2 — protein: MSDEEEESMSEGFSASEDEWKPTKDVRGGESSDDDDSDFEEHRQIAGAQNISGTGAVGRRKGTSSKATVKQTAIKKRKATGQSLRTKLFNKYRPPPKTFPSPNSAGSNSPSASTSRTASKNAKVPNESGEPGNDSSSESSVEDYLVNPDDIDFQSSFFNVQHVDKAKSTSPAPIFDCNAGITKLSDSGSEDNNESSADEQANGKSFDFANLLDNVNSLERAKETIAKRAAESKEQNTKTTGENVNANAMDVNSLLALGEKQSNAVLRSVKSKDDGEEEDDECDVERAPIKLSKTKSTRVKRHTKTRPASTVLAGDTDDSDFEEVAGRKRK